One part of the Desulfonema ishimotonii genome encodes these proteins:
- a CDS encoding phage terminase large subunit family protein gives MKRRGCAKNIPANPDALFLPYQARWIADNSRLKLMEKARQIGLSWTTAYAVDERTAMQGCRHDQWISSRDEIQARLFIEDCKLFASVLQVAAKDLGEQVIDEERKISAYVLHFANGRRIHSMSSNPDAQAGKRGGRVLDEFALHPDPRKLWAIAYPGITWGGNMEIISTHRGSSNFFNGLIREIRERGNPKGISLHTCTLQQALDQGFLFKLQQALPADDPRIGMDEAEYYDVVRSGCADEESFLQEYMCCPGDDDVAFLSYDLIAACESASGWELDDLRDTKGPLYVGVDIGRKKDLTVIWVLELLGDTLHTRKVECLKNMPKGDQEKVLWPILEHLTVARCCMDATGLGIGWADDAQTKFGTYRVEGVTFTPRVKEELAYPVRGRMEDRTLRIPFDPKIRADLRSVTKQTTAAGNIRFTAERTRDGHADRFWALALAVHAAAVPAANFAITLGTPRRSQMILRGYDQ, from the coding sequence ATGAAAAGACGGGGATGCGCCAAAAACATACCGGCCAACCCGGACGCCCTGTTTCTGCCGTATCAGGCCAGATGGATCGCGGATAACAGCCGCCTGAAACTGATGGAAAAGGCCCGCCAGATCGGGCTGTCGTGGACTACGGCCTATGCCGTGGATGAGCGTACGGCCATGCAGGGATGCCGCCACGACCAGTGGATCAGCAGCCGGGATGAGATACAGGCCCGGCTTTTCATCGAGGACTGCAAGCTGTTCGCCAGCGTGTTGCAGGTGGCCGCGAAAGACCTGGGCGAACAGGTGATCGACGAAGAGCGCAAGATCTCCGCCTATGTGCTGCACTTCGCCAACGGGCGGCGCATCCACTCCATGAGCTCGAACCCGGACGCCCAGGCCGGTAAGCGGGGTGGCCGTGTGCTGGATGAGTTCGCCCTGCACCCGGACCCCCGGAAACTCTGGGCCATCGCCTACCCGGGCATCACCTGGGGTGGCAACATGGAAATCATCTCCACTCACCGGGGCAGCTCCAACTTCTTCAATGGCCTGATCCGGGAAATCCGGGAGCGCGGCAACCCCAAAGGTATCAGTCTGCACACCTGTACGCTTCAGCAGGCCCTGGATCAGGGCTTTCTGTTTAAGCTTCAGCAGGCATTGCCGGCGGATGACCCCCGGATCGGGATGGATGAGGCCGAGTATTACGACGTTGTCCGTTCCGGCTGCGCGGATGAGGAGAGTTTCCTCCAGGAGTACATGTGTTGCCCAGGAGACGACGATGTGGCGTTCCTGAGCTATGACCTGATTGCCGCCTGTGAGTCCGCCAGCGGTTGGGAATTGGATGATCTCAGGGATACCAAAGGGCCACTATATGTCGGGGTGGATATTGGCCGCAAAAAGGATCTGACGGTGATATGGGTGTTGGAGTTGCTGGGCGATACGCTGCACACCCGGAAGGTCGAGTGCCTGAAGAATATGCCAAAGGGGGATCAGGAGAAAGTGCTTTGGCCGATTCTTGAGCATCTGACCGTGGCCCGGTGCTGTATGGACGCCACCGGCCTGGGTATCGGCTGGGCCGACGACGCCCAGACGAAGTTCGGCACATACCGGGTGGAGGGTGTGACTTTCACGCCCCGCGTGAAGGAGGAACTGGCCTATCCGGTTCGGGGCAGAATGGAGGATCGGACCCTCCGTATCCCGTTCGATCCGAAAATCCGGGCAGACCTGCGGAGCGTCACAAAGCAGACAACCGCAGCAGGGAATATCCGGTTTACGGCGGAGCGTACCAGGGACG
- a CDS encoding phage protein Gp27 family protein, with product MAGTFKKFRRRSSVEVLPTEIQDQMNRLLLEGATYEEISLWLKSEGHDISRSAVGRHGKLFFEAYRNVKVFEDQARALKGEVGDGLSMEEAASKLIMQRIMEALISDPGDILEQSKIIQAFSSLQSSSVRREAVKADLKDRVKKAAAKVEKIARKGGLTEDTVSTIRREILGVTG from the coding sequence ATGGCGGGCACATTTAAGAAATTCCGCAGGCGATCCTCTGTGGAGGTCCTGCCGACTGAGATTCAGGACCAGATGAACCGGCTCCTGCTGGAAGGGGCGACCTACGAAGAAATATCCCTGTGGCTGAAATCCGAGGGGCACGACATCTCCCGGTCCGCAGTGGGACGGCACGGTAAGCTGTTTTTTGAGGCATATCGGAACGTCAAGGTATTCGAGGACCAGGCGCGGGCGTTAAAAGGCGAGGTCGGGGATGGCCTGAGCATGGAGGAGGCCGCCTCAAAACTCATCATGCAGAGAATCATGGAAGCGCTGATCTCCGACCCTGGCGACATCCTGGAGCAGTCCAAAATCATACAGGCATTCTCCAGCCTCCAGAGTTCCAGCGTCCGGCGCGAAGCCGTCAAGGCCGACCTGAAAGACCGCGTTAAAAAAGCCGCCGCCAAGGTGGAGAAAATCGCCCGGAAGGGCGGACTGACCGAGGACACCGTCAGCACCATTCGCCGTGAAATTCTGGGGGTGACGGGATGA